The Comamonas sp. 26 DNA window TACGCCATCGACACCCTGCGCCCGACGGCCACCATCGTGGTGAGCGACACGGCGCTGGCCGTGGGCGAGACCTCGCTGGTGACCATCAGCTTCAGCGAAGCAGTCAGCGGACTGACCACCTCTGACTTCTCTGTGGCTAACGGCAGTCTGAGCGACCTCAGCAGCAGCGATGGCGGCCTGACCTGGACGGCGACCCTGACGCCGACAGTCGGCGTCACCAACACCAGCAATCTGATCACGCTGAACAACACCGGCTATGCGGATGCTGCGGGCAACACCGGCACCGGCGCAACGGACTCGAACAGCTACGCCATCGACACCCTGCGCCCGACGGCCACCATCGTGGTGAGCGACACGGCGCTGGCCGTGGGCGAGACCTCGCTGGTGACCATCAGCTTCAGCGAAGCAGTCAGCGGACTGACCACCTCTGACTTCTCTGTGGCTAACGGCAGTCTGAGCGACCTCAGCAGCAGCGATGGCGGCCTGACCTGGACGGCGACCCTGACGCCGACAGTCGGCGTCACCAACACCAGCAATCTGATCACGCTGAACAACACCGGCTATGCGGATGCTGCGGGCAACACCGGCACCGGCGCAACGGACTCGAACAGCTACGCCATCGACACCCTGCGCCCGACGGCCACCATCGTGGTGAGCGACACGGCGCTGGCCGTGGGCGAGACCTCGCTGGTGACCATCAGCTTCAGCGAAGCAGTCAGCGGACTGACCACCTCTGACTTCTCTGTGGCTAACGGCAGTCTGAGCGACCTCAGCAGCAGCGATGGCGGCCTGACCTGGACGGCGACCCTGACGCCGACAGTCGGCGTCACCAACACCAGCAATCTGATCACGCTGAACAACACCGGCTATGCGGATGCTGCGAGCAACACCGGCACCGGCGCAACGGACTCGAACAGCTACGCCATCGACACCCTGCGCCCGACGGCCACCATCGTGGTGAGCGATACGGCGCTGGCCGTGGGCGAGACCTCGCTGGTGACCATCAGCTTCAGCGAAGCAGTCAGCGGACTGACCACCTCTGACTTCTCTGTGGCTAACGGCAGTCTGAGCGACCTCAGCAGCAGCGATGGCGGCCTGACCTGGACGGCGACCCTGACGCCGACAGTCGGCGTCACCAACACCAGCAATCTGATCACGCTGAACAACACCGGCTATGCGGATGCTGCGAGCAACACCGGCACCGGCGCAACGGACTCGAACAGCTACGCCATCGACACCCTGCGCCCGACGGCCACCATCGTGGTGAGCGACACGGCGCTGGCCGTGGGCGAGACCTCGCTGGTGACCATCAGCTTCAGCGAAGCAGTCAGCGGACTGACCACCTCTGACTTCTCTGTGGCTAACGGCAGTCTGAGCGACCTCAGCAGCAGCGATGGCGGCCTGACCTGGACGGCGACCCTGACGCCGACAGTCGGCGTCACCAACACCAGCAATCTGATCACGCTGAACAACACCGGCTATGCGGATGCTGCGAGCAACACCGGCACCGGCGCAACGGACTCGAACAGCTACGCCATCGACACCCTGCGCCCGACGGCCACCATCGTGGTGAGCGACACGGCGCTGGCCGTGGGCGAGACCTCGCTGGTGACCATCAGCTTCAGCGAAGCAGTCAGCGGACTGACCACCTCTGACTTCTCTGTGGCTAACGGCAGTCTGAGCGACCTCAGCAGCAGCGATGGCGGCCTGACCTGGACGGCGACCCTGACGCCGACAGTCGGCGTCACCAACACCAGCAATCTGATCACGCTGAACAACACCGGCTATGCGGATGCTGCGAGCAACACCGGCACCGGCGCAACGGACTCGAACAGCTACGCCATCGACACCCTGCGCCCGACGGCCACCATCGTGGTGAGCGACACGGCGCTGGCCGTGGGCGAGACCTCGCTGGTGACCATCAGCTTCAGCGAAGCAGTCAGCGGACTGACCACCTCTGACTTCTCTGTGGCTAACGGCAGTCTGAGCGACCTCAGCAGCAGCGATGGCGGCCTGACCTGGACGGCGACCCTGACGCCGACAGTCGGCGTCACCAACACCAGCAATCTGATCACGCTGAACAACACCGGCTATGCGGATGCTGCGAGCAACACCGGCACCGGCGCAACGGACTCGAACAGCTACGCCATCGACACCCTGCGCCCGACGGCCACCATCGTGGTGAGCGACACGGCGCTGGCCGTGGGCGAGACCTCGCTGGTGACCATCAGCTTCAGCGAAGCAGTCAGCGGACTGACCACCTCTGACTTCTCTGTGGCTAACGGCAGTCTGAGCGACCTCAGCAGCAGCGATGGCGGCCTGACCTGGACGGCGACCCTGACGCCGACAGTCGGCGTCACCAACACCAGCAATCTGATCACGCTGAACAACACCGGCTATGCGGATGCTGCGAGCAACACCGGCACCGGCGCAACGGACTCGAACAGCTACGCCATCGACACCCTGCGCCCGACGGCCACCATCGTGGTGAGCGACACGGCGCTGGCCGTGGGCGAGACCTCGCTGGTGACCATCAGCTTCAGCGAAGCAGTCAGCGGACTGACCACCTCTGACTTCTCTGTGGCTAACGGCAGTCTGAGCGACCTCAGCAGCAGCGATGGCGGCCTGACCTGGACGGCGACCCTGACGCCGACAGTCGGCGTCACCAACACCAGCAATCTGATCACGCTGAACAACACCGGCTATGCGGATGCTGCGAGCAACACCGGCACCGGCGCAACGGACTCGAACAGCTACGCCATCGACACCCTGCGCCCGACGGCCACCATCGTGGTGAGCGACACGGCGCTGGCCGTGGGCGAGACCTCGCTGGTGACCATCAGCTTCAGCGAAGCAGTCAGCGGACTGACCACCTCTGACTTCTCTGTGGCTAACGGCAGTCTGAGCGACCTCAGCAGCAGCGATGGCGGCCTGACCTGGACGGCGACCCTGACGCCGACAGTCGGCGTCACCAACACCAGCAATCTGATCACGCTGAACAACACCGGCTATATGGATGCGGCTGGCAATAGCGGAACGGGTACGACGGTATCCAATGCATATGCCATCGATACTCTTGACCCGGTGGCACCGGGAATTACGCTGGACCAGACTACGCTGGTGAATGAGAAGCAAGTCTCCCCAACGGGCTTGGTCTTCGTTTCTGGCCTAGAGATGGAAGGAAGCTGGCAGTATTCCTTGAACAATGGCGCGTCCTGGATTGAAGGCCGCGGTAATACTGTTCAGCTACCTGATCTGGGTGCATTCAATCTCTGGGTTCAGCAAAGGGATGCGGCAGGCAATCTATCAATGGTGACAGCACTCAGCGGCATTGTTGAGCCATTGATACCCCCAACCGTGCAACTCCTAAGCGCCCCGACCATGAATGATGCGTTGACCGAACTTGGTCTCGCACCATTTCAGCCTTCAGAGGTATCAGAGCCAAATGCTGATTTTCTGCGTCCGGCGTCAACGGCGTTCAACACATCGTCTCAAAAAGAGGGGCTGTACGGCTCCGATAGTTGGTCTGGGTACGGAATCCCACAGTCAATTGCAGGCATCAACGACTGGATGTGGGCATCGTCTTTCTCGCTGGCAGAACCCAATCGCTCTGGATTTGATTTGGCACTCGAGCAGTTTTCTGTTTCGAGTGGGGCCAGCATTCTGGATCTGAAGCCCATACTCCTAGCGTCGGATAGCCCGTGGGATATCGCGTTACTCCAGTTCAGCTTCTCGGGTAAGCAAGAACTGCCCAGATGGGTTCTCTTGGACCGTCACACAGGCCAGCTATTTATCAATGCTCCCAAGGACCTGAGCACAACGCTTGTCTTGCAAATCAAGGTCAGCGATGGAAACGGCCACGAGTCGGTGCGAACTGTGAAGCTGGTAGTAGGCGATGCACGGACCACATCCAGTGTGCCCACAGGGCGAGCGGGGCTGAGTGAGAAGATGGCCAATGCTGCTAATCAGCAGGCTGAGAAAAGGATGTCTCAGTATGTCCGAGGTTGATGTGATCATGAGTGCAGCATATGAGGCGGTTTTGCCATGAACGCAGCCATTTCTCCTCAAAGCGCGAACCCGGCAATGCTGCTGCTTGAGCTGGGGCATCGTGCCAGAGCTGCACGCAGTAATGCCGAGCTTCGTTTTTTGTTGGTCAACGATAGCCGTTTACTCGTACCTTACCGTCAAGCATGTTTGTGGCTGGACAACGATGGAGTGACGGCTCTATCCGGAGTGGTCGAAACTGATAGAAATACGCCTTATGCCCAGTGGCTGCATGAGGTGTGCCGATTTCTTCATGCAAAGCAGTCTGTTCAGCTTCAATGCATTGGGCCAACTCAGCTCCCTCCGGAGTTGGCAAGCTCATGGAACGAATGGTTGGGACCCTATGCGGTGTGGGTGCCTCTATTACAAGATGCTAAGACACCTGCTTCCTGCGGCGGACTTCTGCTTTCGGGGACGCAGCTCATTGAAGACCAGCGCATTCCGCTTCTCGTGGAATGGAGTCATATCTGGCTTCATGCCTACACGGCATTGCAAGCAGGCCAGCCCAGATTATGGAGAAAGCTTACGGTATCAAGAGTTGCGACCAAGAACTGGTGGCGAAAGAAGCCTGTCTGGATCATCGGCGGGCTTATCGCGCTTAGTGCTGTCCCAGTGCATATGAGCGTTCTTGCTCCGGGTGAACTGGTGGCGGCTCAGCCTGTAGTGTTGAGAGCGCCTTTGGACGGTGTTATTGATCAGGTCCATGTCCAGCCCAATCAAATGGTAAGTAAAGGTGAACGCTTATTTGGACTTGATGAAGCTCAGATCAGCAGCCGGTTAGAGGTTGCTAAACAAGCTTTGCTGACCGCTGAAGCTGAGTATCGGCAATCTGCCCAATTGGCTTTGGGCGATGCTCGCTCCAAGGCACAGCTGGCAGCGCTTGTAGGGCGCATAGGCGAGAAGCGTGCCGAGGTGCAATATCTGAGTGATCAGCGTGACCGCAGCCGTGTACTGGCACCTGAAGATGGCATGGTTCTGTTCGACTCGCCCACCGAATGGCTTGGCAAACCTGTGCAGACTGGTGAACGGGTGATGCGCATCGCCCGTCCTGACGAGGTAGAAATTGAGGCCTGGGTTCCCATCGGGGATGCCATTCCATTGACCCAAGGTTCTCCAGTCAAACTGTATCTGGCTGCTAACCCTATGGCAGCCCTAGAGGGAAGGCTTCGGTATATGGCATATGACGCCAGCGCCAAGCCGGATGGTAGTTATGCCTACCGAGTGCGAGCCTCTATGCCGTTCAATAAGGATGAGGCTCGTATTGGCCTCAAAGGTACTGCCAAGCTCCAAGGCGATTGGGTGCCGTTGGTCTACTGGGTTCTGCGCAAGCCATGGGCCGTATTGCGCCAGTTCTTTGCTTGGTAAGTCAATATGAGTACTGCATGGCCTGCTTTGCGTGAAGAGCTGGATTTGCTCCCCGGTCCTGTGCTGCCCGATGGCCAGCCCAGCTGGACTTTGCATGATCCTGTGCGCAATCTTTTTTTTCAGCTGGACTGGGCCAGCTTTGAGGTGCTCAAGCGCTGGCATCTGGGCGCAGCGGAAGCGATTACACGAAACATTATGGCTCAAACGACGTTGACGCTCCATAAGGAAGACGTGAACACGTTTTTCCAGTTTGCGCAGCGAAATGACCTGTTGGAGCCACCTTCCAATAGTGCCGACGCGCTGGCCGAGCGATGGCAGTCTAGGCGTTCAAGCTGGCTGCAATGGCTTCTTCATAATTACCTCTTTTTCCGAGTCCCTCTGATCAAGCCTGATCCCTGGCTGACACGATGGGCGCCTGCGCTGGAGTTTTTATTCAGCCGAACTTTTGGCTGGATCAGCCTGCTGGCTCTGTTTGCTGGACTCTGGGGCGTTTCGCGCTCCTGGGGAACGTTTACGGCCACTCTGGTCGATTCGCTGTCCTGGCCAGGAATGCTGGCCTATGGTTTGATGCTAGGTTTTGTTAAGCTGCTTCACGAGCTGGGGCACGGCTTGATGGCCAAGCGATTTGGATGCCGCGTCCCGACCATGGGCATCGCCTTTCTGGTGCTATGGCCGGTGGCATACACCGATACCAACGAGGTCTGGAAATTGACACAGCGTGACCAGCGTCTCAAGGTAGCAGGTGCAGGAATTGCAACGGAGCTGATCATCGCAGCTTGGGCCTTGCTGGCGTGGGTCTGGTTACCTGAAGGAGCACCTAAATCCATGGCCTTTTTGCTGGCCACAACAACATGGGTCAGCACCTTGGCCATCAATGCAAGCCCTTTCATGCGCTTTGATGGGTACTTCCTGTTATCCGATTTTCTACAAATGCCCAATTTGCACTCACGTGCCTTTGCTCTCGCACGCTGGGACATGAGAGAAAAGTTATTCAAGCTCGGCGAACCTCCGCCTGAGTCCTTCTCCAATACCAAACGCCGTGGGCTCATTCTGTTTGCCTGGGCTACCTGGATTTATCGATTGGTTCTTTTTTTAGGTATTGCCGCCTTGGTCTATCACTTCTTCATCAAGGCATTGGGCATTTTGCTGTTTCTGGTAGAAATTGTGTGGTTCGTTGCCAAGCCTCTCTGGTCCGAGATTTCAGCATGGTATTCACGCTGGCCGCAGATCGTCCGTAGTCGAAGAGCACAATGGAGTGCCATTGGATCTCTTGTACTGATTGCACTTTGCTGGCTGCCCCTGCCTGCCCCAGTTCGTACTGAAGGCATGTTGCAGTCCAGCGAGATATGGCCTTTACACGCGCTTGATGCATCGCAGCTGCAGCAGCAAATGTTTGGCGACGCACGCACGGTCGAGGTTGAAGCCCCTGTCTTTATGCTGTACTCCCCGGCTCTCAAGGCCGCTCAGGCTCAAAACGATGCGCAGAGGACTCAGTATTCGCAGCAAATAGCGGCAGCAGGTTTCGACTCGGAGCTGCGCAGGGACTGGCAGGTTCTGCAAGAGCGTCAACTACAGGCGGCCACCCAACAGCAGGCGGTGGAAACCGAAGCCAGTCGCTACCGTCTGAATGCCTCGGGCGCCGGAGTGCTGCGCGACGTGGATCCGGATCTTCGATCGGGAGACTGGCTGGCCCGGAATGAATTGCTGGGTAGAGTCGTGGGCAGCGATCGGCTGGAGGTTCTTGCCTATGTGCAGGAAGAGGATGTTCA harbors:
- a CDS encoding site-2 protease family protein, with amino-acid sequence MSTAWPALREELDLLPGPVLPDGQPSWTLHDPVRNLFFQLDWASFEVLKRWHLGAAEAITRNIMAQTTLTLHKEDVNTFFQFAQRNDLLEPPSNSADALAERWQSRRSSWLQWLLHNYLFFRVPLIKPDPWLTRWAPALEFLFSRTFGWISLLALFAGLWGVSRSWGTFTATLVDSLSWPGMLAYGLMLGFVKLLHELGHGLMAKRFGCRVPTMGIAFLVLWPVAYTDTNEVWKLTQRDQRLKVAGAGIATELIIAAWALLAWVWLPEGAPKSMAFLLATTTWVSTLAINASPFMRFDGYFLLSDFLQMPNLHSRAFALARWDMREKLFKLGEPPPESFSNTKRRGLILFAWATWIYRLVLFLGIAALVYHFFIKALGILLFLVEIVWFVAKPLWSEISAWYSRWPQIVRSRRAQWSAIGSLVLIALCWLPLPAPVRTEGMLQSSEIWPLHALDASQLQQQMFGDARTVEVEAPVFMLYSPALKAAQAQNDAQRTQYSQQIAAAGFDSELRRDWQVLQERQLQAATQQQAVETEASRYRLNASGAGVLRDVDPDLRSGDWLARNELLGRVVGSDRLEVLAYVQEEDVQRISIGDSAIFIADAGVGPVLDLTVRSVDQDASRTLSEAALSAAAGGMIQVRSMQGTLYPERPVYRVVLNVVTPLETDAVLQHRWRGKVSIRGQWEAAAAQFVKTATSVFWREAGF
- a CDS encoding efflux RND transporter periplasmic adaptor subunit; translation: MNAAISPQSANPAMLLLELGHRARAARSNAELRFLLVNDSRLLVPYRQACLWLDNDGVTALSGVVETDRNTPYAQWLHEVCRFLHAKQSVQLQCIGPTQLPPELASSWNEWLGPYAVWVPLLQDAKTPASCGGLLLSGTQLIEDQRIPLLVEWSHIWLHAYTALQAGQPRLWRKLTVSRVATKNWWRKKPVWIIGGLIALSAVPVHMSVLAPGELVAAQPVVLRAPLDGVIDQVHVQPNQMVSKGERLFGLDEAQISSRLEVAKQALLTAEAEYRQSAQLALGDARSKAQLAALVGRIGEKRAEVQYLSDQRDRSRVLAPEDGMVLFDSPTEWLGKPVQTGERVMRIARPDEVEIEAWVPIGDAIPLTQGSPVKLYLAANPMAALEGRLRYMAYDASAKPDGSYAYRVRASMPFNKDEARIGLKGTAKLQGDWVPLVYWVLRKPWAVLRQFFAW